Proteins found in one Lactuca sativa cultivar Salinas unplaced genomic scaffold, Lsat_Salinas_v11 Lsat_1_v11_unplaced_59, whole genome shotgun sequence genomic segment:
- the LOC128129552 gene encoding LOW QUALITY PROTEIN: acetyl-coenzyme A carboxylase carboxyl transferase subunit beta, chloroplastic-like (The sequence of the model RefSeq protein was modified relative to this genomic sequence to represent the inferred CDS: deleted 4 bases in 4 codons) encodes MIFRRMTIHLLYFHANMEQENSMKRWWFNSMLFKKEFEHRCRLSKSMGSLGPIENASESKDPNRNDTDKNIQGWGGHDNYSNVDLFFGVKDIRNFFSDDTFLVKDSNGDSYSIYFDIENHIFEIANDHPFCSELESSFYRNSSDLNNGSKSKNPDHDRYMDDTQYTWNNHINSCIDSYLQYQICIDNYIVSGNDNSSNNNSSNENSSNENSSNENSSNENSSNDYISSSISSQSENSSQNEDITTSDQTIPESSTHMGVTQQYRHLWVQCENCYGLNYKKFFKSKMHLCEQCGYHLKMSSSDRIELLIDPGTWEPMDEDMVSLDPIEFHSEEEPYKNRIDSYQRNTGLTEAVQTGRGQLNGITVAIGVMDFQFMGGSMGSVVGEKITRLIEYATKEFLPLIIVCASGGARMQEGSVSLMQMAKISSALYDYQSNKKLFYVPILTSPTTGGVTASFGMLGDIIIAEPNAYIAFAGKRVIEQTLNKTVPEGSQAAEYLFQKGLFDLIVPRNPLKSVLSELFQLHTFFPLNQN; translated from the exons ATGATTTTTCGTCGAATGACTATTCATCTATTGTATTTTCATGCAAATATGGAGCAAGAAAACTCTATGAAAAGATGGTGGTTCAATTCGATGTTATTTAAGAAGGAGTTCGAACACAGATGTAGGCTAAGTAAATCAATGGGCAGTCTTGGTCCTATTGAAAATGCCAGTGAAAGTAAAGATCCGAATAGAAATGATACGGATAAAAACATTCAGGGTTGGGGTGGTCATGACAATTACAGTAATGTTGATCTT TTTTTTGGCGTCAAGGACATTCGGAATTTTTTCTCTGATGATACTTTTTTAGTGAAAGATAGTAAT GGGGACAGTTATTCTATATATTTTGATAttgaaaatcatatttttgaGATTGCCAATGATCATCCTTTTTGTAGTGAACTAGAAAGTTCTTTTTATCGGAATTCTAGTGATCTGAATAATGGATCTAAGAGTAAGAATCCCGACCACGATCGTTACATGGATGATACTCAGTATACTTGGAATAATCACATTAATAGTTGCATTGACAGTTATCTTCAGTACCAAATCTGTATTGATAATTACATTGTAAGTGGTAATGACAATTCCAGTAACAATAATTCCAGTAACGAGAATTCCAGTAACGAGAATTCCAGTAACGAGAATTCCAGTAACGAGAATTCCAGTAACGATTACATTTCTAGTTCCATTTCTAGTCAAAGTGAAAATAGTAGTCAAAACGAGGATATCACAACGAGTGATCAAACTATACCAGAAAGTTCTACTCATATGGGTGTAACTCAACAATACCGGCATTTGTGGGTTCAATGCGAAAATTGTTATGGATTAAATTATAAGAAATTTTTTAAATCAAAGATGCATCTTTGTGAACAATGTGGATATCATTTG AAAATGAGTAGTTCAGATAGAATCGAACTTTTGATCGATCCGGGCACTTGGGAGCCTATGGATGAA GACATGGTCTCTCTGGATCCCATTGAATTTCATTCGGAGGAGGAGCCTTATAAAAATCGTATCGATTCTTATCAAAGAAATACAGGATTAACCGAGGCTGTTCAAACAGGCAGAGGGCAACTAAACGGTATTACCGTAgcaattggggttatggattttCAGTTTATGGGAGGTAGTATGGGATCCGTAGTCGGGGAGAAAATTACCCGTTTGATTGAATACGCTACTAAAGAATTTCTACCTCTTATTATAGTGTGTGCTTCCGGAGGGGCACGCatgcaagaaggaagtgtgaGCTTGATGCAAATGGCTAAAATATCTTCTGCTTTATATGATTATCAATCAAATAAAAAGTTATTCTATGTACCAATTCTTACATCTCCTACTACCGGTGGGGTGACAGCTAGTTTTGGTATGTTGGGGGATATCATTATTGCCGAACCCAATGCCTACATTGCCTTTGCGGGTAAAAGAGTAATTGAACAAACATTGAATAAAACAGTACCCGAGGGTTCACAAGCGGCCGAGTATTTATTCCAGAAAGGCTTATTCGATCTAATCGTACCACGTAATCCTTTAAAAAGCGTTCTGAGTGAGTTATTTCAACTACACACTTTCTTTCCTTTGAATCAAAATTAG